From Arachis stenosperma cultivar V10309 chromosome 2, arast.V10309.gnm1.PFL2, whole genome shotgun sequence, one genomic window encodes:
- the LOC130963606 gene encoding disease resistance protein RGA2-like, with translation MTCGGEFYFRAEELRNAVEVDIKARHLSHNAKGNYPMSNLLGVCDRVRHTRTFLEINLESRIPFNMENAPCILLSQLKYMRALSLKNFPLVSLPDSIGELIHLRYLNLSHTYIATLPESLGNLYNLQTLKLYSCYNLKMLPVGLKDLVNLRHLDIRGTRSLHEMPKGMSKLKNLQFLSDYVFGKREENKITELGALANLHESISIGKLENVVNSSEALEARMSDKDGIDSITLSWSENEEENTVDSQTERDILDKLRPHTNLKELYIYGYRGTTFPDWMGHSSYYNITKITLGDFFLGCCRNCCMLPSLGQMPSLKHLTIIGFESVEIVGAEFYFNQNGESCLETPPFPMLETLLFSSMPCWKEWRSLEFNAFRRLRELSIHSCPMLRRDLPNHLPSLQSLEITNCKQLSWCVPRSPAMTSLRIEGGNEVRIGELPPLLRELSIAGNHHVESAVEATMHTQLSCLTSLYIADCSSQIWFPVTAIPPSLQELRIRDCRKLEFEMDGQHHSLHELSIQNSCDSLTSFLLLDAFPNLVRVEISYCGNMECIVVSRSLSSLCDLSITHCGSLKSVSTLWMAAPQLEDLTLLGCPEVDLSPTGDGDPHRSLRSLEISNSEKLVSYTAFKNSQFHGLTHLSIHGEYGESVKSLPKEGWLPASLESLTLFRIESVETLECKGLAHLTSLQKLSILYCDKLENMEGEKLPASLIQLIILGSPLLAKQCQKKDPQLWPKISHIPAIQVDYTWIW, from the coding sequence ATGACATGTGGTGGAGAATTTTATTTCAGAGCTGAAGAGCTTCGGAATGCAGTTGAGGTTGATATTAAAGCTCGTCATTTGTCACATAACGCCAAAGGCAATTATCCAATGTCAAATCTTTTGGGAGTTTGTGATAGAGTAAGACATACAAGGACATTTCTTGAAATCAATTTGGAGTCACGGATCCCATTTAACATGGAAAATGCACCTTGTATTTTGTTGTCACAGTTGAAGTACATGAGAGCTTTGTCGTTGAAAAACTTTCCTCTTGTGTCATTGCCTGATTCAATAGGTGAGTTGATTCACTTGCGTTACTTGAATTTGTCTCATACCTACATTGCAACATTGCCGGAGTCGTTGGGTAACCTATACAATTTGCAGACCTTGAAATTGTATTCCTGCTATAATCTGAAAATGCTACCTGTTGGCCTGAAAGACCTTGTAAATTTGCGCCATCTTGATATTAGAGGGACTCGGTCATTGCATGAGATGCCGAAAGGCATGAGCAAGTTGAAAAATTTGCAGTTTTTAAGTGACTATGTTTTTGGGAAGCGTGAAGAGAACAAGATTACAGAATTGGGAGCACTTGCAAATCTACACGAATCAATTTCCATTGGCAAATTGGAGAATGTGGTGAACAGCAGTGAAGCTTTGGAGGCAAGAATGTCTGATAAGGATGGCATTGATTCTATAACGTTAAGTTGGTCGGAGAATGAAGAGGAGAATACAGTTGATTCCCAAACAGAAAGAGATATACTTGACAAGTTACGACCTCACACTAATTTGAAAGAGTTATATATCTATGGTTACAGGGGTACAACATTTCCAGATTGGATGGGACATTCTTCCTATTACAACATCACCAAAATAACACTGGGTGATTTCTTTTTGGGTTGTTGTCGGAATTGTTGTATGCTTCCTTCACTTGGACAAATGCCCTCTTTGAAGCACCTAACAATTATAGGCTTTGAAAGTGTTGAGATTGTGGGTGCTGAGTTTTACTTTAACCAGAATGGTGAATCTTGTTTGGAGACACCACCATTCCCAATGCTTGAAACTCTTCTGTTTAGTTCAATGCCTTGCTGGAAGGAGTGGCGTTCACTGGAGTTCAATGCATTTCGGAGACTCCGGGAGCTTTCAATACATAGCTGTCCCATGTTGAGAAGAGATTTGCCGAATCATCTACCATCTTTGCAATCACTTGAGATTACCAATTGCAAGCAGCTGAGTTGGTGTGTTCCAAGATCTCCTGCAATGACCTCTTTAAGGATAGAAGGCGGGAATGAAGTGAGAATTGGGGAGCTACCTCCTTTATTGCGTGAGCTATCAATTGCAGGAAACCATCACGTGGAGTCGGCGGTAGAGGCCACAATGCACACGCAACTGAGTTGCCTGACGTCTTTATACATTGCAGATTGTTCCTCCCAGATATGGTTTCCAGTGACTGCTATTCCCCCATCACTACAAGAGTTGAGGATACGGGATTGCAGAAAATTAGAATTCGAAATGGATGGGCAACATCACTCGCTGCATGAACTATCAATACAGAACAGCTGTGATTCACTTACATCCTTCTTGTTGTTGGATGCCTTTCCAAATCTCGTGCGTGTTGAAATCAGCTACTGTGGAAACATGGAGTGTATTGTGGTGTCACGCTCTCTTTCATCTCTCTGTGATTTAAGCATCACGCATTGTGGGAGTTTGAAATCTGTGTCAACGCTATGGATGGCAGCACCTCAGCTAGAGGATCTCACATTACTGGGTTGCCCAGAGGTTGATTTGTCTCCTACAGGGGATGGGGATCCACACCGTAGCCTCAGATCTCTTGAAATCAGCAACAGCGAGAAACTGGTGAGCTATACAGCATTCAAGAATTCACAATTTCATGGGCTTACTCATCTTTCCATTCATGGTGAATACGGCGAGAGTGTGAAATCCCTCCCAAAGGAAGGTTGGTTGCCTGCCTCGCTTGAGTCTCTCACACTGTTTCGCATTGAAAGTGTGGAGACGTTGGAATGCAAGGGACTTGCCCACCTCACCTCCCTCCAGAAACTAAGTATTCTGTATTGTGACAAGTTGGAGAATATGGAGGGAGAAAAGCTGCCTGCCTCTCTAATACAACTCATCATCTTAGGAAGCCCTTTGCTGGCCAAACAATGTCAGAAGAAGGATCCACAGCTTTGGCCCAAAATCTCCCACATCCCCGCCATTCAAGTTGATTACACATGGATTTGGTAA
- the LOC130960722 gene encoding putative disease resistance RPP13-like protein 1 produces MAAKLYGGAYLSPFVDVVLDNLSSILENDSVLNGNYSSLELLGRLQNCLYDVGPVLDDAELKQFTDKRVKKWLVDLQHALYFADDLLDELSTKSAIAATQRDPGNSSSWSRLVDSYIEDTGDMEKIVGTLESVVRRKNYLRLKESTKVDMSWRIPSTCLVEPSEICGRKEDKEAILKLLLDDDAAADGNLSVIPIVGMGGIGKTTLAQLLYQDDQVKENFDFRGWVCVSEEFDVVKVTKTVIEAITSSSCNLTDLNLLQYDLKEKLSRQKFFIVLDDVWNENYDDWNTLLKPFQKGVKGSKILITTRNKNVSSVVQTVSPHELNLLSDEDCWLVFSKHARLSTVSVENPTLEKIGRDIVKKCDGLPLAAQALGGILRGNSDIRYWNHLLKSEIWELSNDRINVVPALRISYYFLPSYLKQCFVYCSLYPKDYEFSKDELMLLWMAENFLQPVGKKTMEEVGGEYFDELIARSFLQPQYRGK; encoded by the coding sequence ATGGCTGCAAAACTTTATGGTGGAGCTTATCTCTCTCCCTTTGTTGATGTTGTTTTGGACAACCTGTCCTCAATACTTGAAAATGACTCAGTCCTCAATGGAAACTACTCTTCCCTTGAGTTGCTTGGAAGGTTGCAGAATTGTCTGTATGATGTTGGACCTGTTCTTGATGATGCTGAGCTGAAGCAGTTCACTGACAAGAGAGTCAAGAAGTGGCTTGTTGATCTCCAACATGCTCTCTATTTCGCTGATGATTTGCTCGACGAACTCTCCACTAAATCCGCTATTGCTGCCACTCAAAGGGATCCAGGTAACTCTTCCTCCTGGTCTCGTCTTGTTGATTCGTATATTGAAGATACTGGTGACATGGAAAAAATAGTTGGCACACTAGAGTCTGTTGTAAGACGCAAAAATTATCTTCGTCTGAAGGAGAGTACCAAGGTGGACATGTCATGGAGAATTCCATCCACATGTCTTGTTGAACCATCGGAGATATGTGGCAGGAAAGAAGACAAGGAGGCCATACTGAAACTGTTGTTGGACGATGATGCTGCTGCTGATGGTAATTTATCTGTCATTCCCATTGTGGGCATGGGCGGAATAGGAAAGACTACTTTGGCCCAATTGCTTTACCAAGATGACCAAGTGAAGGAGAATTTTGATTTTCGAGGTTGGGTTTGTGTGTCAGAAGAGTTTGATGTTGTCAAGGTCACCAAGACTGTAATCGAGGCAATAACTTCAAGTTCTTGTAACTTGACAGATTTGAATTTACTTCAGTATGATTTAAAAGAAAAGTTGTCCAGGCAAAAGTTCTTTATTGTCTTGGACGATGTCTGGAATGAAAACTATGATGATTGGAATACACTTCTAAAACCTTTTCAGAAAGGGGTTAAGGGAAGTAAAATTCTCATAACTACTAGAAATAAAAATGTGTCTTCGGTAGTGCAAACTGTTTCACCTCATGAACTAAATTTATTGTCTGACGAAGATTGTTGGTTAGTGTTTTCAAAGCATGCACGTCTTTCAACTGTTTCTGTGGAGAATCCAACCCTGGAAAAAATCGGCAGAGATATCGTAAAGAAGTGTGATGGATTGCCATTGGCAGCTCAAGCCCTTGGAGGCATATTGCGTGGAAATTCTGATATCAGATATTGGAATCATTTATTGAAGAGTGAAATCTGGGAACTCTCCAATGACAGAATAAATGTTGTTCCAGCTTTAAGGATAAGTTATTATTTTCTTCCTTCATATTTGAAGCAGTGCTTTGTTTATTGTTCATTGTATCCCAAAGACTATGAATTTAGCAAAGATGAATTGATGTTGTTATGGATGGCAGAGAATTTTTTACAACCAGTAGGAAAAAAGACCATGGAAGAAGTTGGTGGTGAATATTTTGATGAATTAATTGCGAGATCATTTTTGCAACCTCAGTACCGAGGAAAATAA
- the LOC130960720 gene encoding putative disease resistance RPP13-like protein 1, which translates to MADKLYGGAYLSPFVDAVLDNLTSILEDDSVFNGNYSSLELLGRLQNCLYDVGPVLDDAELKQFTDKRVKKWLVDLQDALYFADDLLDEFSTKAAIAATQRNPGNSSSWSRLVDSYIEDTGDMEKIVGTLESVVRRKNYLRLKESAKVDMSWRIPSTSLLEPSEIYGRKEDKEAILKLLLDDDAAADGDLSVIPIVGMGGIGKTTLAQLVYHDDEVEKNFNFQAWVCVSEEFDIVKVTKTIIEAITSSSCNLTDLNLLQHDLKEKLSRQKFCIVLDDVWNENYDDWNTLLKPFQKGVKGSKILLTTRNKNVASVVQTVSPHELRSLSDEDCWLVFSKHARLSTVSVENPTLEKIGRDIVKKCDGLPLAAQALGGILRGNSDIRYWNHLLKSEIWELSNDRINVVPALRISYYFLPSYLKQCFVYCSLYPKDYEFSKDELMLLWMAENFLQPVGKKTMEEVGGEYFDELIARSFLQPHSTEEKKFVMHDLVHDLAMTCAGEFYFRAEELRNAVEVDIKARHLSHNAEGNYPMSNLLGVCNRVKHTRTFLEINLNEWIPFTMENAPCIMLSQLKYLRALSFKRFPLESVPDSIGELIHLRYLDLSWTDIVALPESLGNLYNLQTLKLYSCRKLKMLPVAMKDLVNLRHLHIDRTGLHEMPKGMSNLKSLQFLSDYVVGKHEENKIKELGALADLHESIFIGKLENVVNSSEALEARMCDKDGIDSMMLGWSWNRENTVDSGMGRDILDKLRPHTNVKELYMWGYRGTIFPDWVGHSSYHNITKITLVHCRNCCMLPSLGQLPSLKHLKISDFGSLGSVGAEFYFNQNGESCLETPPFPMLETLSFEKMPCWKEWRSLDFNAFRRLRELSIINCPMLRRDLPNHLPSLQSLQIRICEQLSWCVPRSPEMTSLCIQGRNEVRIGELPPLLRELSIEGNHHVESAVDAIVHMQLSCLTSLYIADCSSHIWFPVSAIPPSLQELTIRRCRKLEFQMDGQHHSLQELSIENSCDSVTSFSLLDSFPNLMRVNIEFCEKMECIVVSRSLPCLRFLHIYKCGSLKSVSSLWMAAPQLEDLILLDCPEMDLCAPGVPHRSLRSLQIDEKLVSTAAFMNSQFHGLTDLTIDGKYGESVKSLPKEGWLPASLESLTLFSMKSVETLECKALAHLTSLQKLSIQFCRKLQNMEGDKLPASLIRLSINGSPLLGKRCQKKDPQLWPKISHIPAIQVDDRWI; encoded by the exons ATGGCTGACAAACTTTACGGTGGAGCTTACCTCTCTCCCTTTGTTGATGCTGTTTTGGACAACCTGACTTCAATACTTGAAGATGACTCAGTCTTCAATGGAAACTACTCTTCCCTTGAGTTGCTTGGAAGGTTGCAGAATTGTCTGTATGATGTTGGACCTGTTCTTGACGATGCTGAGCTGAAGCAGTTCACTGACAAGAGAGTCAAGAAGTGGCTTGTTGATCTCCAAGATGCTCTCTATTTCGCTGATGATTTGCTTGACGAATTCTCCACCAAAGCTGCTATTGCTGCCACTCAAAGGAATCCAGGTAACTCTTCCTCCTGGTCTCGTCTTGTTGATTCGTATATTGAAGATACTGGTGACATGGAAAAAATAGTTGGCACACTAGAGTCTGTTGTAAGACGCAAAAATTATCTTCGTCTGAAGGAGAGTGCCAAAGTGGACATGTCATGGAGAATTCCATCCACATCTCTCCTTGAACCATCGGAGATATATGGCCGGAAAGAAGACAAGGAGGCCATACTGAAACTGTTGTTGGATGATGATGCTGCTGCTGATGGTGATTTATCTGTCATTCCCATTGTGGGCATGGGGGGGATAGGAAAGACCACTTTGGCCCAATTGGTTTATCATGATGACGAAGTAGAgaagaatttcaattttcaagcTTGGGTATGTGTGTCAGAAGAGTTTGATATTGTCAAGGTCACCAAGACTATAATCGAGGCAATAACTTCAAGTTCTTGTAACTTGACAGATTTGAATTTACTTCAGCATGATTTAAAAGAAAAGTTGTCCAGGCAAAAGTTCTGTATTGTCTTGGACGATGTCTGGAATGAAAACTATGATGATTGGAATACACTTCTAAAACCTTTTCAGAAAGGGGTTAAGGGAAGTAAAATTCTTTTAACTACTAGAAATAAAAATGTGGCTTCTGTAGTGCAAACTGTTTCACCTCATGAACTAAGATCATTGTCTGATGAAGATTGTTGGTTGGTGTTTTCAAAGCATGCACGTCTTTCAACTGTTTCTGTGGAGAATCCAACCCTAGAAAAAATCGGCAGAGATATCGTAAAGAAGTGTGATGGATTGCCCTTGGCAGCTCAAGCCCTTGGAGGCATATTGCGTGGAAATTCTGATATCAGATATTGGAATCATTTACTGAAGAGTGAAATCTGGGAACTCTCCAATGACAGAATAAATGTTGTTCCAGCATTAAGGATAAGTTATTATTTTCTTCCTTCATATTTGAAGCAGTGCTTTGTTTATTGTTCCTTGTATCCCAAGGACTATGAATTTAGCAAAGATGAATTGATGTTGTTATGGATGGCAGAGAATTTTCTACAACCAGTAGGAAAAAAGACCATGGAAGAAGTTGGTGGTGAATATTTTGATGAATTAATTGCGAGATCGTTTTTACAACCTCATAGTACCGAGGAAAAGAAATTTGTGATGCATGATCTTGTGCATGATTTAGCAATGACATGTGCTGGAGAATTCTATTTCAGAGCTGAAGAGCTTCGGAATGCAGTTGAGGTTGATATTAAAGCTCGTCATTTGTCACATAACGCCGAAGGCAATTATCCAATGTCAAATCTTTTGGGTGTTTGTAATAGAGTAAAACATACAAGGACATTTCTTGAAATCAATTTGAACGAGTGGATTCCATTCACTATGGAAAATGCACCTTGCATCATGTTGTCACAGTTGAAGTACCTGAGAGCTTTGTCGTTCAAAAGGTTTCCTCTTGAGTCAGTGCCTGATTCAATAGGTGAGTTGATTCATCTGCGTTACTTGGATCTCTCTTGGACGGACATCGTGGCATTGCCAGAGTCATTGGGTAACCTATACAATTTGCAGACCTTGAAGTTGTATTCCTGTAGAAAGCTGAAAATGCTACCTGTTGCCATGAAAGACCTTGTAAATTTGCGTCATCTTCATATTGATAGGACTGGGTTGCATGAGATGCCGAAAGGCATGAGCAATTTGAAAAGTTTGCAGTTTTTAAGTGATTATGTTGTTGGAAAGCATGAAGAAAACAAGATTAAAGAATTGGGAGCACTTGCAGATCTACACGAATCAATTTTCATTGGCAAATTGGAGAATGTGGTGAACAGTAGTGAAGCTTTGGAGGCAAGAATGTGTGATAAGGATGGCATTGATTCTATGATGTTGGGTTGGTCGTGGAATAGAGAGAATACAGTTGATTCCGGAATGGGAAGAGATATACTTGACAAATTACGACCTCACACTAATGTGAAAGAGTTATATATGTGGGGTTACAGGGGTACAATATTTCCAGATTGGGTGGGACATTCTTCCTACCACAACATCACCAAAATAACACTGGTTCATTGCAGGAATTGCTGTATGCTTCCTTCACTTGGACAGTTGCCCTCTTTGAAGCACCTTAAAATTTCAGATTTTGGAAGTCTGGGAAGTGTGGGTGCTGAGTTTTACTTTAACCAGAATGGTGAATCTTGTTTGGAGACACCACCATTCCCAATGCTTGAAACTCTTTCGTTTGAGAAAATGCCTTGCTGGAAGGAGTGGCGTTCACTGGATTTCAATGCATTTCGGAGACTCCGGGAGCTTTCAATAATTAACTGTCCCATGTTGAGAAGAGATTTGCCCAATCATCTACCATCTTTGCAATCACTTCAGATTAGGATTTGCGAGCAGCTGAGTTGGTGTGTTCCAAGATCTCCTGAAATGACCTCTTTATGTATACAAGGCAGGAATGAAGTGAGAATTGGGGAGCTACCTCCTTTACTGCGTGAGCTATCAATTGAAGGAAACCATCACGTGGAGTCGGCGGTAGACGCCATAGTGCACATGCAACTGAGTTGCCTGACGTCTTTATACATTGCAGATTGTTCCTCCCACATATGGTTTCCAGTGAGTGCTATTCCCCCATCACTACAAGAGTTGACGATACGGCGTTGCAGAAAACTAGAATTCCAAATGGATGGGCAACATCACTCGTTGCAGGAACTATCAATAGAGAACAGCTGTGATTCAGTTACATCCTTCTCGTTGTTGGATTCCTTTCCGAATCTCATGCGTGTTAATATCGAGTTCTGTGAAAAGATGGAGTGTATTGTGGTGTCACGCTCTCTTCCATGTCTCCGTTTTTTACATATCTACAAGTGTGGGAGTTTGAAGTCTGTGTCATCGCTATGGATGGCAGCACCTCAACTAGAGGATCTCATATTACTGGATTGCCCAGAGATGGATTTGTGTGCTCCAGGGGTTCCACACCGTAGCCTGAGATCTCTTCAAATCGACGAGAAACTAGTGAGCACTGCAGCATTCATGAATTCGCAATTTCATGGGCTTACTGATCTTACCATTGATGGTAAATACGGCGAGAGTGTGAAGTCCCTCCCAAAGGAAGGTTGGTTGCCTGCCTCGCTCGAGTCTCTCACACTGTTTAGCATGAAAAGTGTGGAAACGTTGGAATGCAAGGCACTTGCCCACCTCACCTCCCTCCAGAAACTAAGTATTCAGTTTTGTCGCAAGTTGCAGAATATGGAGGGAGATAAGCTGCCTGCTTCTCTAATACGACTCAGCATCAATGGAAGCCCTTTGCTGGGCAAAAGATGTCAGAAGAAGGATCCACAGCTTTGGCCCAAAATCTCTCACATCCCCGCCATTCAAGTTGATGACAGATGGATTTG A
- the LOC130960717 gene encoding putative disease resistance protein At3g14460 — protein sequence MAAKLYGGAYLSPFVDAVLDNLSSILEDDSVLNGNNSALELLERLQNCLCDVGPVLDDAELKQFTDKKVKKWLVDLQDALYMADDLLHELSTKAAIAATQRDPGNSSFWSRLVDSCIEDNGNMEKVVGKLESVVRRKHYLSLEKSAKVDMSWRITSTSLLEPSEICGRKEDKKAILKLLLDDDAAADGDLSVIPIVGMGGIGKTTLAQMVYYDDKVNKNFDFRGWVCVSAEFDVVKVTKTIIEAITSNSCNLTDLNLLQLDLKEKLSRQKFFIVLDDVWNENYEDWTKLLKPFQKGVKGSKILITTRSKKVAYVVQTVLPHELTPLSDEDCWLVFSKHARLSTVSVENPTLERIGRDMVKRCDGLPLAAQALGGLLRGNSDVKYWNQLMKSEIWELSDVEINVVPALRISYYFLPSHLKQCFVYCSLYPKDYEFSKNKLILLWMAENFLQPIGEKTMEEVGDEYFDELIARSFFQPHNTRRKRFVMHDIMHDLAMLIAREFYFRAEKFQNTIEVDKIRRLSHNAKGDYPMSKLLKVCDRIKHTRTFLEINLEPHIPFNMENAPCILLSQLKFLRALSFKCFPLDSLPDSIGELIHLRYLNLSETYIVTLPESLGNLYNLQTLKLLLCCNLKMLPDSMQDLINLRCLDIRGTRLHEMPKGMSKLESLHFLSNYVVGKHEENKIKELGALTNLQKSITITKLENVVNSSEALEARMFDKDGIDSLWLRWSWDEAENIVDFQIEREILDKLQPYSDLKELQIEGYRGTTFPDWLGHSSYYNITEVTLDRCWNCCMLPSLGQLPSLRHLTISNFVNLGIVGAEFYFCQNDESCLETPFQMLETLKFSSMPWWEEWQSLEFNAFPRLRVLIISECPMLRGDLPIHLPSLQSLEIQNCELLSYCVPRTPGMTSLIIRGSNEVRIGELPPLLGSLSIERSDHLVQSVVEAITLTQLTCLTYLRISGCSSQILFPVSAIPPSLQQLKICDCKELEFQMDGQHHSLQELLIEKSCSSLTSFSLLDSFPNLVRVQIKFCGKMESVAVARSLPRLRSLEINHCWSLKSVSTLWMAAPQLEKLSVLKCPEIDLSPTGDPHRSLRSLSISYYQKQVISAAFMNSQFHGLTDLHIEGAYRESISVKCFPKEGWLPASLESLSLIDMKSVETLECKGLAHLTSLQRLRIDGCAKLENIEGEKLPASLIRLTISRSPLLSKLCEMKDPQLWPKISHIPGILVDDRWIW from the coding sequence ATGGCTGCAAAACTCTATGGTGGAGCTTACCTCTCTCCCTTTGTTGATGCTGTTTTGGACAACCTGTCTTCAATACTTGAAGATGACTCTGTCCTCAATGGAAACAACTCTGCCCTGGAATTGCTTGAAAGGTTGCAGAATTGTCTGTGTGATGTTGGACCTGTTCTTGATGATGCTGAGCTGAAGCAGTTCACTGACAAGAAAGTGAAGAAGTGGCTTGTTGATCTTCAAGATGCTCTCTACATGGCTGATGACTTGCTCCACGAACTCTCCACTAAAGCCGCTATTGCTGCCACTCAAAGGGATCCAGGTAACTCTTCTTTCTGGTCTCGTCTTGTTGATTCGTGCATTGAAGATAATGGCAACATGGAAAAAGTAGTTGGCAAACTAGAGTCCGTTGTAAGACGCAAACATTATCTTAGTCTGGAGAAGAGTGCCAAGGTGGACATGTCATGGAGAATTACATCCACATCTCTCCTTGAACCATCGGAGATATGTGGCAGGAAAGAAGACAAGAAGGCCATACTGAAACTGTTGTTGGATGATGATGCTGCTGCTGATGGTGATTTATCTGTCATTCCCATTGTGGGCATGGGCGGAATAGGAAAGACTACCTTGGCCCAGATGGTTTACTACGATGATAAAGTGAACAAGAATTTTGATTTTCGAGGTTGGGTTTGCGTGTCAGCAGAGTTTGATGTTGTCAAGGTCACCAAGACTATAATCGAGGCAATAACTTCGAATTCTTGTAACTTGACAGATTTGAATTTACTTCAGCTTGATTTAAAGGAAAAGTTGTCTAGGCAAAAGTTCTTTATTGTCCTGGACGATGTCTGGAATGAAAATTATGAGGATTGGACTAAGCTTctaaaaccttttcaaaaagGGGTTAAGGGAAGTAAAATTCTCATAACTACTAGAAGTAAAAAGGTAGCTTATGTGGTGCAAACTGTTTTGCCTCATGAACTAACTCCATTGTCCGATGAAGATTGTTGGTTGGTGTTCTCAAAACATGCACGTCTTTCAACTGTTTCTGTGGAGAATCCAACCCTGGAAAGGATCGGCAGAGATATGGTAAAGAGGTGTGATGGATTGCCCTTGGCAGCTCAAGCCCTTGGAGGTTTATTGCGTGGAAATTCTGATGTCAAGTATTGGAATCAGTTAATGAAGAGTGAGATCTGGGAACTATCTGATGTTGAAATAAATGTTGTTCCAGCATTAAGAATAAGTTATTATTTTCTTCCTTCACATCTGAAGCAGTGCTTTGTTTATTGTTCCTTGTATCCCAAGGACTATGAATTTAGCAAAAATAAATTGATCTTGTTATGGATGGCAGAGAATTTTTTGCAACCAATAGGAGAAAAGACTATGGAAGAAGTTGGTGATGAATATTTTGATGAATTAATTGCGAGATCATTTTTCCAACCTCATAATACTCGTAGAAAAAGATTTGTGATGCATGATATCATGCATGATTTAGCAATGCTCATTGCCAGAGAATTCTATTTCCGAGCTGAAAAGTTTCAGAATACAATTGAGGTTGATAAAATTCGTCGCTTGTCACATAATGCCAAAGGCGATTATCCAATGTCAAAACTTTTGAAAGTTTGTGATAGAATAAAGCATACAAGGACATTTCTTGAAATCAATTTGGAGCCACATATCCCATTTAATATGGAAAATGCACCTTGTATCTTGTTGTCACAGTTGAAGTTCCTAAGAGCTTTATCGTTCAAATGCTTCCCTCTTGACTCACTTCCTGATTCAATAGGTGAGCTGATTCATTTGCGTTATTTGAATCTCTCTGAGACCTACATTGTGACGTTGCCGGAGTCCTTGGGTAATCTATACAATTTGCAAACCTTGAAGCTACTTCTATGTTGCAATCTGAAAATGCTTCCGGATAGCATGCAAGATCTTATAAATTTGCGCTGTCTTGATATTAGGGGGACTAGGTTACATGAGATGCCAAAAGGTATGAGCAAATTGGAAAGTTTGCATTTTTTAAGCAACTATGTTGTTGGAAAGCATGAAGAGAACAAGATCAAAGAATTGGGAGCGCTGACAAATCTACAGAAATCAATTACCATTACCAAATTGGAGAACGTGGTGAATAGCAGTGAAGCTTTGGAGGCAAGAATGTTTGATAAGGACGGCATTGATTCTTTGTGGTTGAGATGGTCTTGGGATGAAGCTGAGAATATAGTTGATTTCCAAATTGAAAGAGAGATACTGGACAAGTTACAACCTTACAGTGATTTAAAAGAACTACAAATCGAGGGTTACAGGGGTACAACATTTCCAGATTGGTTGGGGCATTCTTCTTATTACAACATCACCGAAGTTACTCTGGATCGTTGCTGGAACTGTTGTATGCTTCCTTCACTTGGACAATTGCCCTCTTTGAGGCACCTtacaatttcaaattttgtaaATCTGGGGATTGTGGGTGCTGAGTTTTACTTCTGCCAGAACGATGAATCTTGCTTGGAGACACCATTTCAAATGCTTGAAACACTTAAGTTCTCGTCAATGCCTTGGTGGGAGGAGTGGCAGTCATTGGAGTTCAATGCATTTCCCCGACTTAGGGTGCTTATCATAAGTGAGTGTCCGATGTTGAGAGGAGATTTGCCCATTCATCTACCATCTTTGCAATCACTTGAGATCCAGAATTGCGAGCTGCTCAGTTATTGTGTTCCAAGAACTCCTGGGATGACCTCTTTAATCATAAGAGGCAGCAATGAAGTGAGAATTGGGGAGCTACCTCCTTTACTGGGTAGTCTATCAATTGAAAGAAGTGATCATCTAGTGCAGTCCGTGGTAGAGGCTATTACCCTCACGCAACTGACTTGCTTGACGTATTTACGCATCTCAGGTTGTTCCTCTCAAATATTGTTTCCAGTGAGTGCTATTCCCCCATCACTACAACAGTTGAAGATATGTGATTGCAAAGAATTAGAATTCCAAATGGATGGCCAACACCACTCACTTCAGGAACTATTAATAGAAAAAAGCTGTTCTTCACTTACATCCTTCTCGTTGTTGGATTCTTTTCCAAATCTCGTGCGTGTTCAAATCAAGTTCTGTGGAAAGATGGAATCTGTTGCGGTAGCACGCTCTCTTCCACGTCTCCGTTCTTTAGAGATCAACCATTGCTGGAGCTTGAAATCTGTGTCGACGCTATGGATGGCAGCACCTCAGCTAGAAAAACTCTCAGTACTGAAATGCCCAGAGATCGATTTGTCTCCCACAGGAGATCCACACCGTAGTCTGAGATCTCTTAGCATCAGCTACTACCAGAAACAGGTCATCTCTGCAGCATTCATGAATTCGCAATTTCATGGGTTAACTGATCTTCACATTGAAGGTGCATACCGAGAGAGTATAAGTGTGAAGTGTTTCCCAAAGGAAGGTTGGTTGCCTGCCTCACTCGAGTCTCTCTCACTGATTGACATGAAAAGTGTGGAGACGTTGGAATGCAAGGGACTTGCCCACCTCACCTCCCTCCAACGATTAAGAATTGATGGATGTGCCAAGTTGGAGAATATCGAGGGAGAAAAGCTGCCCGCCTCTCTAATACGACTCACCATCAGTCGAAGCCCTTTGTTGAGTAAACTGTGCGAGATGAAGGACCCACAGCTTTGGCCCAAAATTTCCCACATCCCCGGCATTCTAGTTGATGATAGATGGATTTGGTAA